DNA from Lentibacillus amyloliquefaciens:
TTCATAAGCAGGTTCAAAATCTGTCAGAAAAGGCGAATGTTGATTTTGGGCTTTGGGGTATTTGTCTTGGCCAATTGAATCTCAATGACATCCAAGCGCTTGATGACGCCGGCGTTATTGGTTTTAAATTCTTCTGGGGATATGCAGTTGACCGCAATACTTATGCCTTAATTTATAATTATAAGCCTGAGATGGAAAATGTGATTCCGCCTTTTAAAGACGGGGAAGTTTATCAGATTTTCAGAGAGGTCGCCAAAACAGGCAAGATACTGGCTATCCATGCGGAAAATAATGAATTGATTCAAACATTGACAAATGAAGTGGAAGAAAGCGGACGCACGGATTACGAAGCACTTGTGGAAGGACGGCCGGATTTTGCAGAATTAACAACGATTCAGACCGGCATCTCCTTTGCCAAACATGCAGGCACCCGCCTCCATATTCTTCACATCAGTTCGGGTATAGGAGCTGACGAGGTGAAAAACGCACAGAACAGAGGTGAAGCTATTACGACGGAGACATGTCCCCATTTTCTGTTCTTGAGTGCCGAGGATTATGAGGATGTCGGTCCGCAGATGAAGGTTTATCCGCCTGTTAAATATAAGCAGGATCAGGATCAGCTTTGGGAGCGAATTGATGACGGTACCATTTCTGTTGTCTGCTCGGATCATGCCCCTCACACAGAAGCGGAAAAAGACGGTGATCTATGGTCCATCCCAGCTGGCATGTGTGGTGTGGAAACGACAGTACCGCTCATGCTGAATGCAGTGAATGAAGGCCGCATAACCCTTCAGCAGGCAGTCGCGCTTCTATCGGAAAATCCGGCGAAACAATATGATCTGTATCCGCAAAAAGGATCATTTCAACCAGGCACCGATGCCGATATTACGATTGTTGACTTAGACCAATCGTTCGAAATCAAAAGGGAAGAGCTGCACAGTAAAAGCAAAGTGTCAGCTTATGACGGCTTTACAGGAACAGGCATGCCAGTACAGACCATTGTGCGCGGCAAGACTGTTATGAAAAATAATGAGTTTGTTAATGAAAACCAAGGCGGACTGGTTAAGCCATCTAGGACTAGCGAAACCATCGAAAGTTAAGACTGAACGCAGCTCGCTTATATAAGGTGAAATACGAAGCGCTTTACCATAAAATGTAAAATTTAAAACTGAAACGCAGCTCACTTATAATTGGGAAGGAGAAACAATATAAATATGGGAAAAATGACATTCTTCGCAACCGGTGACAGTTTTATAACACGGCGTTTGCCATCAACGGCGTCGGAGTCTTTCCGGCAGCTTTCCGGATTAATACAATCTGCGGATGTGCGCTTTAACAATTTGGAAACAACAACGCATGTACTGGAAGGATACCCTTCCGCTTTCAGTGGCGGAACCTGGGCGATGTCCCCGCCGGATGTGTTACAGGACATTCGGGACTATGGATTCAATCTGCTTGCGTGGGCGAATAACCACACGATGGATTATTCTTACGGTGGTCTCTTGGCCACTAAGCGTTATTTAAACCAGTATGGATTTGTCCATGCGGGTGCTGGTGAGGATTTAGCAGAAGCCAGTGCCCCGAGATACCTGGAAACCCCGCCCGGCAGGGTAGCTTTAATCAGTGTGACATCTACTTTTCACGAGTCATGGCGAGCCGGCAGCCAGCGTCCGGATATGCACGGACGTCCCGGCGTCAATCCGTTAAGATACGACACGACCTTTTATGTCAGCCGCCAGGAGTTAGATCAATTAAAGGCCATTGCTGAGAATACCATGATTAATGCGGAAAGAAACCTCTCAATTAAAGAGGGCTTTGAGACAGACAACAGTGATGACTCATTTGTCTTTGGCGGTCATTATTTTACAGAAGGATCAACAACAGAGAAGGTTACAACACCTAAAGAAGCAGATATGAGAAGACTCGAGCGCTCGATTGACGAAGCCCGGCGCCAGGCAGACGTGGTTATGGTGAGCATTCACTCTCACGAAATGGAAGGGGAAGATAAAGCTGTTCCCCCACAATTTCTTAAAGAAGCTTCCCGCAAGTGCATAGACGGGGGAGCGGATGCCGTGATGGGTCATGGTCCCCATGTTTTGAGAGGCATTGAAATCTATCAGAACAAACCCATTTTTTACAGCCTGGGCAACTTTATCTTTCAAAATGATACGGTAGAAGCACTTCCTGCCGACTTTTATGACAAATACGGTTTGAGTTCGGAAGCAAATGTTGCGGATGCACTGGACGCAAGAAGCGGGAACAACACCAAAGGCCTCGGTGTCAACAAACATGTATGGGAATCGGTGGTGGCCGTCTGGGAAATGGACAATGGCCAAATCACAGATATTAAATTGTATCCGATTGAATTAGGATTCGATTTACCCCGGTATGAAAGGGGCTGGCCCGTCCTAAGCAAAAGTGAAAGCCCGTTAGAACAGCTGCAGCATTTGAGCAAACCATTTGGAACTGATATCACCATACAGGACGGGGTTGGAATCGTTTCTCTGCAGGCATAAATTATTCACGTGACAAATTTTAATAACGAGGTGACAATCATGACTTTATATTTAACAGAAAATGACGTCGTGTCTTTATTACCGATGAACAATGCTATTCAAGCGGTTGAATCCGGACTTATTGAACTGGGCTATGGCCGTGCCCAGAACCAGCCTCGTCACCGGGTTTCAGTCGGAAATACGTTACTTAATACCATGTCAGCGTCCATGCAAGAGACCAATATTCTAGGCGTCAAAAATTATGCAACAACACCGGAGGGCCCGAAAGCTTACTTTTTATTGTTTTCAGACGAAGCAGAACTTCTCTGTTTAATGGAAGCCGATGAATTAGGGCGCATACGAACAGGTGCTACAACGGCCATGTCAACTAATTATCTGGCACGTTTCAATGCTAAAACGCTGACTATGATTGGAACAGGTTTTCAGGCAGAAACCCAGCTAAAGGCTATCAGTGAAGTAAGAGACCTGGATAAAGTGAGAGTATGGAGCCGCCGCGAGTCGTCCGTTCAGAACTTTTGCCAAAAACTGCAGTCTGAGATTCAAGCTGAGATCGTACCCACCTCAAATCTGCAGACGGCCGTTCAGGGAGCAGATATTGTCACAACAGTCACAAGCGCGACAGAACCTGTTTTCAACAGCGAATGGCTGTCAGAAGGTGTTCACTTGAATGCTGTCGGTAATAATAAAGTAAATGAACGCGAAATTGACAGCTTAACGATACAGCAAATGAACACCATTGTTACTGACTCAATCGAACAATCCAAAACTGAATCCGGCGATCTGGTTATTGCCGCCCAGGAAAACGTTCCGGTATGGGACCGTGTTGGCAGTCTTTCAGATTTAGTAACCGGTTCCGACTACAGACGTAAATCCAACAGCCAAATGACCATGTTTAAATCAAACGGCCTAGCAATAGAAGATTTAGCAGTCGCCTATCATGTGTATCAGAAAGCTAAAGAATCAGGTGCCGGAACCGACATGAATATTTAGGAGATGCCGGATCAGATGCTTGGCGGTTGAGCGGTCCCACCCGAGCGACAAGCGGGCCAACTCGAGCGACAGCTGCCCCCATATAAGAAGATAATTTTCGGCCGCGGCCGAAAATCTGCTTTTTTTCACTACTTTTCCCTCTTCCAATATGCTATAGTTTAAACAACCTCAAAAACCAAATAAAGGAGCCGCATTATGATCCTCAAAAATCGTACTAAACCCCTTCCACTTGTGAAACTCGATGCTATTATTCCACGCCTGGACCCGCAATTTCCGCTTCTCACCAAAATAAAATTAGATGCGAAAATTCGCCAGCAAGGCTATACAGGCGAACGTAAGGTTGACTATCCCCTCGACAGCCTTGCGCCCACATGCACGATTCTGCACGATGTTTACCTCCGCATTAATGGCAAAAACATCCAAATAGATTCTGTTATTCTCACTAACTACCAGATCACACTCTTGGAGTCGAAAAACTATTACGGCACCATCATATTCAACACCCTGCTCAAGCAGCTTGTCCGGGATAACGGCCAAATGGAAGACTGGTCTCCGAACGAACGGGGAAGTTCGTCTTTTGGGTGACTCCGCTAATAGCAGTTTTCCTGCAAACATAGCAGGTACGTGGACAATCCGTGCTACTGTCAGGATACATGGGGGAAGGGTTCAACAACTAATAAATGTTACCGTCAATGCCCCTGACATTGAAATAACAGAAGTAAGTTCTCCTCCTCCTGATTCGATTCATAAAGGAGATACATTACAGATCCGTGCATATGTCGATAACATTGGCGGTGTTCAGGAAACGGAACCTTTTGATGTTGAACTAAGAGTTGATGACACGCCTGTTCAGTCCGTCGAATTGGACGAACCGGGCTGGGTAGAATTTTCTTATTTATTCAATCATGACCAAGGAGATCATAAAATCGAGATCGTAGCCGATGCGAATAACGACGTAATGGAAGAATCGGAAGACAATAATAATCGTGTCTTTTGGACAAACGTCCCGAACCGGGAGCCGGAAGCCAACTTTGAGTGGACGCCGGGAGAACCTATTGTGAATGAAAGTAACGCAAGGGTTTATTCCACAAGCACAGATCCGGATGGAGAGGAATTATCATATCAATGGGAATATACGGCTCCAAATGGTGATACAGGTACATTCGGTACATCCAAGGAATTCCGGGAGCTGATGGAGCAAATTGGCGATTGGGAAGTGACTCTGCATATAGAGGATGAATACGGAGGAACTGATTCCATAACAAAAACTATCACGGTTTATCAGAAAAATGAATTAAACGCCCAAATCCTGCATACAGAGGAATGGGCGGAAGAACGTGGCATATCTCAATCAGATCCTGATTTTCTTGCCGGAGAGGGATTCGTGGTAGAAGCGGAAACAACCGAACAGCCGTGAATGACTCAGTTATACCTCCGGCTAACCTAGCTGATCAATCAACACTAAAAGCGAATGAAAATAATACAGAACGGAACGTAAGCCTTACAAGTAATGATCTTGAACACATCGCAGAAGGCCCATACCCGTGGACTGTCCGTGCAACGTTCGACGACGGACAAGTGGTTCAAAAACCACTGCTTATCACGATTACGGATAAGGTCGATCCTGACGTTCACTTGACACAATAAAGATGTTGCCCCTTCTGGAATCCGGAAGGGGTCTTTTTTATCTTTACCATACCGATTCGTTGTTGCTAATTCAATCCATTCTTTATGCTTTTTAAACACTTTAACCTCTCCTGATAACTCTGCACACAACCAATCACACTCTTCCTTGCTTGGTGTATCCTTAAAGACGGTATACCTTCGTGCACTCATAAGCCCCTAAATGGACTTGGACAATAAGAATGTTAACTACTATAATTTTTATATACCAAGGAGGAAGCCTCATGAGACGAACAAGATACTCAGAAGAATTCAAAATGCAGGCTGTAAAGGAAGCCATGGAGACGGAAAAGCCTTCTGTGGTTGCCCGTCGTTATGACTTAAATGCGAATATGGTTGGCCGCTGGGTCCGTGAATATAAAAACGGGAAATTTGGTAACACAGATGTCGCATCCGTGCCTGACATCGACACCAAAGAGCTTTCCAGTGAAAATGATCACTTGAAGCAGCTATTAGGTGAAAAAGACCTTGAAATTTCCGTGTTGCGGCATCTTGTAAAAAAGCAGAACCCTCACTTACTGAAAAACTTGAAGTAGCCGAGGCATGGATCCAAAAAGGCTATACGGTGACGATTATCTTAAAAATTATTGGCATACCACGTTCCACCCACTATCATCGAAAATACTACAGGGTGGAAGAAAAGCAAGTAAGTGAGGGGCGCCCAGCACCAGGATACTCGACCCATCAGGACGGGCATAAAGTTCCTGACGACCAAATTAAAGAGTTTTTATTAGAGCTCATCGCCGGCGAATACCATAATTTCGGCTATCGGAAATTGACCAAAATGCTCCGTCGTGCTTATAAGCTGCAAATCAATAAAAAGAAAGTGTACCGCCTGTGTAAGGAACTGGATATCCTGCGCCCACAGAGAAGAAAACGAATCAAACACCCAAGGGAATTAGCGCGCAATCGCACCATAACAGCTTCTGATCAACTTTGGGAGGCTGATATCAAATATGGCTATATTCAAGGCGAGGATCGGTTTCTCTTCATCTGTTCGATTATTGATATCTGTGACAGGTCCATTATTGACTACCATGTTGGGCTTGAATGCACAGCCAAAAATGTCGTACAGATTCTGAACAGTGCCCTGTCAAAAAGGCAGCTATTTGACCAGCAGGATATGCCTGTGATGCGAACGGACAACGGTCCACAGTTTATCTCGCATGCGTTTGAGGCCTTCTGTGAGGATCAGGAGATGGAACATGAACGGATTCCGCCTAAAACGCCAAATATGAACGCCCATATTGAGTCCTTTCATCGCATTATGGAAGATGATTGTCTCTCAGATCGTGAGTTAAAGACTTATGGAGAAGCCTATCAAGCTATCATGGAATTTATGGACTTTTATAATAATCGACGCATTCATTCCAGTATTCTAGACCTGACACCAATGGAATTTTATGAGCTGCAAAAAGGTGGCAAGACGGGAATTAAAGACATTCGGGTTTAATACCTTCCCATTTTTTCTTCGTTTTGTCCCTGCCCTAAAGTCAGCCAATTCCGGAATGGAATCAAGGGCTGAGCGTAAGCGAAGGGCGGAGCCTTTACCCTTAATGGAATGGAGGCATTGGCTATCATCTTGAAAGGGACAAAAGAGAAGATACTATAAGAAAAAGCAAGGAATTTTAAATATGAGCTAGTTTAAGAGTGTAATTGTCCAAATTTTGGGGTTTATCCGAGTGAGGTCTTGTTGTAGGTTTACGCGTAGAAGATAAAAACAACGCATCCCGTGCCACTTTTGTGGTGCGGGATGGTTTTGTTATATAAGTGGTATTAAATAGTTATAACTTTGAACATAATCGTCTTATGAGATATCTTTTCCTATAAAATGTCACAGCCGAAGCAAGGCTCACCGCAATGAAAACACGTGTCTCGGACGATAGATAACCTGGGTCATTCCTTGTTGACTGGGAAAAAGATGTTCCTCGGCCCTTGTCTTTGGCCAACAATTACTGCTGCCTTCATGGCTCGGGACTTGAATCCTATAAAATGTGCACATGCCTGGCACACCAAAAGAAAAGCCAACCCGGGGGATTGGCTTTTTGACTTATGATTTTTACTTAATTCATTTGTTCATGGAACCATTCATTGTTGGCAATTTAATAGTTTGATTTGGATATATTAGGTTTGGATTCTGAATCTGATCTTGGTTGGCTTGGTAGATAGCCCAAACCTGTCGCGCAATCCGTTTATTGGTTAGTTCCCCGTAGTATTTCTCTTTTGAGATGGTCCACAGGTTGTCACCTGGTTTCACTGTGTATGACGAATTTTTTGGTTTACCTCGGTTTTCTACTAGCTCAGTAGTTACTTCTAAACCTCGACCGATATCAATACTGCTGTCGCCGAAGGTATAGACTTTGCTGTATTCTGCAGGAATCGTACCATCAGCAATCGCTTTAGCAAAATCACTAACTTCACCGTTATAAACCTTATTGAAGATACCATCATCTGTTGTAATGTCAGAATTTAAGAGGTATGTAGCCATGTGTTTTTGGCTTCTGCTGGATAGATGGTATTCGTCATAAGTGTAGAAATCGTCAGGTTCCCAACCAGCGGCTTCAGGCTTATAATATTTGCTGTCGGTTGAGTAATTGTCATAACCACCATAGATGTCTTCCTGATCGTTGGTAGGGAAGATGTCACTGTTGTCTTCAGAGACTAAGCCATAACCATAGGCCGGAACCCAGTCGGAGATCATATAAAAGCCCATACTTTTATATCCGAATTTTTCAAAACCCTGTTCCTCAATATTGGCACGCAATCGTTGATTGTGCCCGTAGATAATCTCCACATCATCGGGAGTGGTGTCCAAAGCAAGATATTGTTCAATCTTTTGGACAACCTGTTGGTTTTGCATGTCACCAAAACTTGTCAAATCAGTACGCTGGTCCACAAAACGGTTAGGTAACAATATATATTTGACGCCACCTTCTACAAGATTCTGGACCATTTTTAGAGCAAAGTCACTAGAAAGTTCTGCCGCACGTTCAGCCCCAAGATCTTCAACGGCATAAGCATCATTTCCACCGACGCTGATAATATAGAGGGCTTTGGGATCTGCTTGCCCATTCATATCTGCGAGAAATCTTTCGGTTTGTTGTACGCCGTCCCAGCCTTTCAACCAAGGGGACCAGTTGGAACGTTCATCTGCTGCGCCCTTAGTACCTGTCATGACACCAGTAAAAGCTCCGCCAACAGCATAATTTGTTAAATTATTATAGTCACCAGCCAATTCCTTTGCAATGTACTCAGAGAAGACCCGGCCATTAGAATACCGGCCTTTCCAGTAGTGCTCAGTATCGGCTTTTATATACATTCCGTCAGCGGGATCGAAACCTGGTGCCGATTGTGATCCCATTACTTCGAGGGGCACAACCATAGCGAAAAGAAGTGCAAATATTAAAGTCAATAAAGATTTTTTCTTCATTTTCTTTCCTCCTTTAGTTTTTAAGGTTACTTTAAAACTTAGAACGTGTATATTTTGCGTCCATCTTTATTTGACGTCATATAAATCTTATCTTACACCTTTTTCAAACCCCCCCTTCCGACACGCTGAACATCGTAACATACATAATGCAAAATCCATAAACGAGCATTTTCAAGAATTTTTGATGAATCTCTAGAGATTTTGAGATAAAACGATATAAATATTATACAATAAAAATTTTATATATTTTATAAAAAGTTTGTTTGTACTAATATTGATATTAGACCGATGAAGCCTATTGTACGGTGTGTTACGGCTGTTGATTCTTATGAGTTTTTATTTTATTCTTCCGGAAACGGGATACGCCGCACGATAAATTCTGTTATAAGCGTGTTTGCGCGTGAAATACTGAGGATAATACAAGACTATTATCTTAACGTTACAACCGAGGATGGGAATGACGGAACCATGTTTCCTGAAACCATCCCTTCAACGAATCCTGCATGCATCATGACTGACAGGTCATTGGGGTCTGAAGTACAGGTGATTCGGCAGAGCGAAGGCTGGAGCCACTCCACGAGAGAAGGTATGCCGATGGATATGCTGCACGGCTAAAAAATTGGGTAAGGTGAGAATGGTTTCAAGGAAATGAAGCTGACGAATAACCGAATGTAAGGGTCTAAAGATTAGACATAGGGAAACTTATGTGTCATCCAACGATGACGTGAGTGGTATATAGTAAAAATGCGCTCTCTGAAATATGCTATCCAGCTCACAGGCTTCCAGGGAACACCTAAGTTTGTTCTATAATAGACATAATTCAACGTTGGTAAGCTAATAACGTGGAGAGTTTACTCCCGGCGAAACGTTCAAAAAGAAAGCGGTAGCACAGTACCGTAGAGGTGTGTAATGAACGTAAGTGAAAAGGTAGATGCTTTTAAACAGGTCCTAAAACTTTCAGTGAAATTAAGTGGGTTAATTATTTTTTTATTATGAAGATTTAATGCTGGATGTGGCGCTAATAATTTTTAATTCTGACCCTATGGTTGCTAAAACTGTGTACAACCCATCTTCCTCAAATTTATTTTGCCAACTCTGGTAATGATTTTGTATACGTTTTAGTAGCTAGGGATCTGTAGGAATTGCTGCCAAAAGACCTGAGGTCAGCTGTTGTGGATTATTAAGCGATACTTCAGCATAGCTTCTTAAAAAATGCCCAATTTCAGTTTCTTTGTTATTGAGATTTTCTATTGCTGTGACTTGTCATTTGCCGACTTCTCTATTAATTAGGTGCAACATATCATAATGACAAAAAATCTACAAATAGCAATTTTCGAGCATTTTCGCGAAATTCTAACATAAATATAGATATATCGTTATAAAGGGATACTTTTATGAACTAAACAAGGAATATAAAGTGTACAGTCATTTTATACAGTTTCAAATTTACGATATATTTAGATATTAGGTTCATAGGTAAAATAATTTTTTCAAGGGGCTGAATTATGAAAAACCAAGAAATGATGTAGAAGAAAAGTAACTATCTTGAATTCGAGTCAATTTTAATTTTGATTTCCATCAAGATTTCGGATTCTTATCAGGGTTGTTCTTTAAGTAGAAGCTGGGTACTTAATGGGGGTGACACTATTTACGATCACTTTTTTAAATATTATATTAAAAAGGAGTGCGTTATTTGAAAAACTTAAATATTGAAAATAAAGTACTATGGCCTGTGTTAGTCATTTTACTGTTAGGATTAGTTCCTGTTGGGATGAATCCTTCGGCTGCGGCTAATATTGTAGGTACAATATTAGGTTTCATCACAGGAAATTTTGGTTGGCTTTTCGTCTTGTTTCCATTAATGATACTTATCTTTTTTGCTTGGCTTGTTTTTAGCAAGTTTGGTCAAATCAAATTAGGGGATCCTGACGATAAGCCGGAATTTTCAAATTTTAGTTGGTTTGCGATGATTTTCACAACGGGAATTGGTGCGGAAATTATGTACCTATCGATTATCGAACCAATTACTTTTTTTAATGCCCCACCCTTTGGAATAGAATCCGGAACATTAAGTGCAGCAGAGTGGGCTATCCCTTATGGTTTCTTTAATTGGGGAATACTCGCGTGGGCTATTTATGCTCTTCCCAGTATTCCTATGGCATATGCCTTATATGTGAAAAAAATACCTCACTTTAGACTTAGTGCTGCTTGCAAACCAATTCTAGGTAAGCATTCTGAAGGTTTACCGGGTAAAATCGTCGATATTGTCATGATGCTTGGTTTGATCGGGGTAGTGGGAACAAGCATAGGATTGGTTGCTCCCATGATCGCACAACTTTTGGGTGAAATGTTTAATATCCCTGTAACTTTTGGGCTATTGGTAATCGTTATAGCTCTTTGGGTCATTCTATTTGGAGGAAGTGTATATTTGGGTCTTAGGAAAGGCATTAAAAGATTATCAGATTTTAATCTAATCATTGTTGTAGCAATACTTGTCTTCGTGTTCCTTGTGGGCCCAACAACCTTCATGCTAGATAATTCCATACAATCCATAGGAACAATGTTTAACGATTTTTTCAACATGAGTTTAAGCTTGGGAGCCATTAACAATGTAAGTTTCCCTCAAGATTGGACTGTTTTCTATTGGGCATGGTGGATTGGTTATGCATCATTAATAGGTTTGTTTACTGCCAGGATATCCAAGGGACGTACAATAAAACAAGTGATCATTACCCAATGCCTGATAGGACCGGTGGGTTGCTGGGTGTTTTTTGGAGTTTTTGGAAATTACGCATTGAATCTTCAATTATCCAATTTAGTTCCAGTTAATTCAAT
Protein-coding regions in this window:
- a CDS encoding IS3 family transposase, translating into MTIILKIIGIPRSTHYHRKYYRVEEKQVSEGRPAPGYSTHQDGHKVPDDQIKEFLLELIAGEYHNFGYRKLTKMLRRAYKLQINKKKVYRLCKELDILRPQRRKRIKHPRELARNRTITASDQLWEADIKYGYIQGEDRFLFICSIIDICDRSIIDYHVGLECTAKNVVQILNSALSKRQLFDQQDMPVMRTDNGPQFISHAFEAFCEDQEMEHERIPPKTPNMNAHIESFHRIMEDDCLSDRELKTYGEAYQAIMEFMDFYNNRRIHSSILDLTPMEFYELQKGGKTGIKDIRV
- the allB gene encoding allantoinase AllB translates to MADWDHIIRNGVLVTSGKSYESDIYIKNGEIAAVTNEELPGTAEEETDAQGCYVLPGLMDTHVHSRDPGATHKEDFYYSTLAAAAGGITTVFEMPNTVPPVNSAKNFHKQVQNLSEKANVDFGLWGICLGQLNLNDIQALDDAGVIGFKFFWGYAVDRNTYALIYNYKPEMENVIPPFKDGEVYQIFREVAKTGKILAIHAENNELIQTLTNEVEESGRTDYEALVEGRPDFAELTTIQTGISFAKHAGTRLHILHISSGIGADEVKNAQNRGEAITTETCPHFLFLSAEDYEDVGPQMKVYPPVKYKQDQDQLWERIDDGTISVVCSDHAPHTEAEKDGDLWSIPAGMCGVETTVPLMLNAVNEGRITLQQAVALLSENPAKQYDLYPQKGSFQPGTDADITIVDLDQSFEIKREELHSKSKVSAYDGFTGTGMPVQTIVRGKTVMKNNEFVNENQGGLVKPSRTSETIES
- a CDS encoding BCCT family transporter — translated: MKNLNIENKVLWPVLVILLLGLVPVGMNPSAAANIVGTILGFITGNFGWLFVLFPLMILIFFAWLVFSKFGQIKLGDPDDKPEFSNFSWFAMIFTTGIGAEIMYLSIIEPITFFNAPPFGIESGTLSAAEWAIPYGFFNWGILAWAIYALPSIPMAYALYVKKIPHFRLSAACKPILGKHSEGLPGKIVDIVMMLGLIGVVGTSIGLVAPMIAQLLGEMFNIPVTFGLLVIVIALWVILFGGSVYLGLRKGIKRLSDFNLIIVVAILVFVFLVGPTTFMLDNSIQSIGTMFNDFFNMSLSLGAINNVSFPQDWTVFYWAWWIGYASLIGLFTARISKGRTIKQVIITQCLIGPVGCWVFFGVFGNYALNLQLSNLVPVNSIMVNSGQTEAIMAVINTLPLSSIIIPLLVIAYLIFSATTFDGASLILSSVASKKLGRTGQPPRIHRLFWALVLGGVGITILAIGGLEAVQLSSVIVGVPMILVFVLMTISFIKSVKEDFGQEKSTLIKYSELPLSKSQNDQLSEEKEGVLSGKEGK
- a CDS encoding ornithine cyclodeaminase family protein — its product is MTLYLTENDVVSLLPMNNAIQAVESGLIELGYGRAQNQPRHRVSVGNTLLNTMSASMQETNILGVKNYATTPEGPKAYFLLFSDEAELLCLMEADELGRIRTGATTAMSTNYLARFNAKTLTMIGTGFQAETQLKAISEVRDLDKVRVWSRRESSVQNFCQKLQSEIQAEIVPTSNLQTAVQGADIVTTVTSATEPVFNSEWLSEGVHLNAVGNNKVNEREIDSLTIQQMNTIVTDSIEQSKTESGDLVIAAQENVPVWDRVGSLSDLVTGSDYRRKSNSQMTMFKSNGLAIEDLAVAYHVYQKAKESGAGTDMNI
- a CDS encoding CARDB domain-containing protein, with translation MGDSANSSFPANIAGTWTIRATVRIHGGRVQQLINVTVNAPDIEITEVSSPPPDSIHKGDTLQIRAYVDNIGGVQETEPFDVELRVDDTPVQSVELDEPGWVEFSYLFNHDQGDHKIEIVADANNDVMEESEDNNNRVFWTNVPNREPEANFEWTPGEPIVNESNARVYSTSTDPDGEELSYQWEYTAPNGDTGTFGTSKEFRELMEQIGDWEVTLHIEDEYGGTDSITKTITVYQKNELNAQILHTEEWAEERGISQSDPDFLAGEGFVVEAETTEQP
- a CDS encoding transposase, encoding MRRTRYSEEFKMQAVKEAMETEKPSVVARRYDLNANMVGRWVREYKNGKFGNTDVASVPDIDTKELSSENDHLKQLLGEKDLEISVLRHLVKKQNPHLLKNLK
- a CDS encoding nuclease-related domain-containing protein, translating into MILKNRTKPLPLVKLDAIIPRLDPQFPLLTKIKLDAKIRQQGYTGERKVDYPLDSLAPTCTILHDVYLRINGKNIQIDSVILTNYQITLLESKNYYGTIIFNTLLKQLVRDNGQMEDWSPNERGSSSFG
- a CDS encoding CapA family protein — protein: MGKMTFFATGDSFITRRLPSTASESFRQLSGLIQSADVRFNNLETTTHVLEGYPSAFSGGTWAMSPPDVLQDIRDYGFNLLAWANNHTMDYSYGGLLATKRYLNQYGFVHAGAGEDLAEASAPRYLETPPGRVALISVTSTFHESWRAGSQRPDMHGRPGVNPLRYDTTFYVSRQELDQLKAIAENTMINAERNLSIKEGFETDNSDDSFVFGGHYFTEGSTTEKVTTPKEADMRRLERSIDEARRQADVVMVSIHSHEMEGEDKAVPPQFLKEASRKCIDGGADAVMGHGPHVLRGIEIYQNKPIFYSLGNFIFQNDTVEALPADFYDKYGLSSEANVADALDARSGNNTKGLGVNKHVWESVVAVWEMDNGQITDIKLYPIELGFDLPRYERGWPVLSKSESPLEQLQHLSKPFGTDITIQDGVGIVSLQA
- a CDS encoding LysM peptidoglycan-binding domain-containing protein, which encodes MKKKSLLTLIFALLFAMVVPLEVMGSQSAPGFDPADGMYIKADTEHYWKGRYSNGRVFSEYIAKELAGDYNNLTNYAVGGAFTGVMTGTKGAADERSNWSPWLKGWDGVQQTERFLADMNGQADPKALYIISVGGNDAYAVEDLGAERAAELSSDFALKMVQNLVEGGVKYILLPNRFVDQRTDLTSFGDMQNQQVVQKIEQYLALDTTPDDVEIIYGHNQRLRANIEEQGFEKFGYKSMGFYMISDWVPAYGYGLVSEDNSDIFPTNDQEDIYGGYDNYSTDSKYYKPEAAGWEPDDFYTYDEYHLSSRSQKHMATYLLNSDITTDDGIFNKVYNGEVSDFAKAIADGTIPAEYSKVYTFGDSSIDIGRGLEVTTELVENRGKPKNSSYTVKPGDNLWTISKEKYYGELTNKRIARQVWAIYQANQDQIQNPNLIYPNQTIKLPTMNGSMNK